The Treponema medium genome has a window encoding:
- the lspA gene encoding signal peptidase II: protein MNIKNKREYFLPLILTFAVIALDQLTKWLIIKSIDPWSVGASFCGDLIRIVCVYNTGAAFSLGSGLSSVMRFVVMACIPACFIAGICVVYFKSEFPRVQRWFLSGIIGGGISNLLDRFFRAEGVVDFIDVKFFGLFGLERWPTFNIADSAIVVCGVGLFVALLIQEGKDKSKTPATPNDGE, encoded by the coding sequence ATGAATATCAAAAACAAACGAGAATACTTTTTACCGCTTATATTAACCTTTGCGGTTATTGCACTTGATCAACTAACCAAATGGCTGATTATTAAATCGATTGATCCGTGGTCTGTGGGCGCTTCTTTTTGCGGAGACCTCATACGGATTGTCTGTGTTTACAATACCGGTGCAGCGTTCAGTCTAGGAAGCGGACTTTCCTCCGTTATGCGTTTTGTCGTAATGGCCTGCATCCCAGCCTGCTTTATTGCCGGTATCTGCGTAGTCTATTTTAAATCGGAGTTCCCACGGGTACAACGCTGGTTTTTAAGCGGCATTATCGGCGGCGGAATCAGTAATCTACTCGATCGTTTTTTTAGAGCGGAAGGCGTTGTGGATTTTATCGACGTTAAATTTTTCGGTCTTTTCGGTTTGGAACGATGGCCGACATTTAATATCGCAGATTCCGCTATTGTAGTATGCGGAGTGGGTTTATTTGTTGCGCTTCTCATACAGGAAGGAAAGGACAAGAGCAAAACCCCAGCAACGCCGAACGATGGGGAATAA
- a CDS encoding (deoxy)nucleoside triphosphate pyrophosphohydrolase, whose protein sequence is MRQSVVGIVRKDNKFLLGLRTPGGDVGEHWEFPGGKCEAGETHEQTLIREYEEELAVHISVGRFIARKHFQNEHRNFDLFAYEVILPENQTCVSSVHSELKWFSLDELQNIPIVPSDALFISELRKFYQL, encoded by the coding sequence ATGCGTCAATCGGTAGTAGGTATCGTCCGTAAGGATAATAAGTTTCTGCTGGGCTTGCGGACGCCCGGCGGCGATGTCGGAGAACATTGGGAATTTCCCGGGGGAAAGTGTGAAGCAGGCGAAACACACGAGCAGACATTAATCCGCGAGTATGAAGAAGAACTTGCTGTCCACATATCTGTCGGGCGGTTTATTGCGCGTAAACATTTTCAAAATGAACACCGTAATTTCGACCTTTTTGCTTACGAAGTGATTCTGCCGGAAAATCAAACGTGTGTTTCTTCCGTACACTCCGAATTGAAATGGTTTTCGCTTGATGAGTTGCAGAATATTCCAATAGTGCCGTCAGATGCTCTGTTCATTTCTGAACTTCGAAAGTTTTATCAGCTATAA
- a CDS encoding tetratricopeptide repeat protein has protein sequence MICIYFEIPYERQLLRIAPFEIQKLLNAIAESAEANGASLFKVSCASIYRFSSREVAPVFSANLFLQNLADLLRVYKRRIVDYRVIIDCCEETDSDDTIADHFAAYRSVLVPSRSFFASAQAERLLKAYIRFEYVPKVKLYYSANFIVPKTTYDETAEAQYRIYLSNTGTWIHALYHFMLVHPLTEHAVTAALSKDEQAQYEKAQHVQYYFRRNRFCSDYPDYFIDAFLLYTRFYFQVFVKSYHTTELTVIYTEKNAEAANHLIDVLPLTVHTKLMPEKAISFDGLSTDFLQLAYLTIYAPSFIFDDEMPEFFLSLHKSSSFVTSLYEWMYAVGITEVKNDIHSVSPYAAEQLEQRLGVEKDKAKQYIADFLWDKYKKGMLCPDENLKDIFGTLQLVPADQFMLHHFFHKYSDKEIPQIDISPFKSTVFFSALESYQKALKISKQKNINEAVYAVKKAVSSVQAHAFPAGEYRALSCVAFLHLSQNKIEDAVTYFQYALDIAELLNDSSFICEALFNLSISCFLQNNLHTAENFLDRLLQDAERYFEQPKKIPCLFMQGRVALQLGDYGKAELLFQEAEKAASKHFQEWAPLCRIWYARALSQKGQTSKAQPILIANLDKSPDAILFLIESFLLAPILRDEREQIQVSSETFTAVLEPYQSGFALAEEFVWGNLYGKSAIQVFYTAMDSYYRFRLAFNALEDSAQMYIQQLEDTARDALKNHDMYASIYSYLCYDALLRREGNTSDSANGYLSRSFKALQNCMDTMTENTVRDKFIFRNVWNAKLYAAAQKNKLI, from the coding sequence ATGATCTGTATCTATTTTGAAATTCCCTATGAACGGCAGCTACTGAGAATTGCTCCGTTTGAAATACAAAAATTATTGAATGCCATCGCAGAATCGGCCGAAGCAAACGGTGCTTCTTTATTTAAAGTCTCCTGTGCTTCAATTTATCGCTTCAGCAGCCGCGAAGTTGCTCCGGTGTTTTCCGCCAATTTATTTTTGCAAAATTTAGCTGATTTACTGCGTGTCTATAAAAGGCGGATCGTAGATTACCGGGTTATTATCGATTGCTGTGAAGAAACGGATTCTGACGATACCATTGCAGATCATTTTGCCGCTTATAGAAGCGTCCTTGTGCCGAGCCGCAGCTTTTTTGCCTCCGCACAAGCAGAACGACTTTTAAAAGCCTATATCCGGTTCGAATATGTGCCTAAAGTTAAACTCTACTACAGCGCTAATTTTATTGTACCGAAAACGACTTACGACGAAACGGCAGAAGCTCAATATCGTATCTATCTTTCGAATACCGGTACGTGGATACATGCGCTATATCATTTTATGCTTGTGCATCCTCTTACCGAGCACGCAGTAACGGCAGCACTTTCGAAAGACGAGCAAGCTCAATACGAAAAAGCTCAACATGTGCAGTATTATTTCCGCCGGAACCGATTTTGCTCCGATTATCCTGATTATTTTATTGACGCATTTTTATTATATACGCGCTTCTACTTTCAAGTCTTTGTAAAAAGTTATCATACTACCGAATTAACCGTTATATATACCGAAAAAAATGCAGAAGCGGCAAATCATCTGATCGATGTACTTCCCCTTACCGTCCACACCAAACTTATGCCGGAAAAGGCGATTTCGTTTGACGGCTTATCGACTGATTTTTTACAACTTGCCTATCTTACGATATATGCACCGTCATTTATCTTTGACGATGAAATGCCGGAGTTTTTTCTTTCACTGCATAAAAGCTCCTCGTTTGTTACGAGTTTGTATGAATGGATGTATGCAGTCGGTATTACCGAAGTAAAAAACGATATACATTCGGTAAGTCCCTACGCCGCCGAGCAATTGGAGCAGCGGCTTGGAGTAGAAAAGGATAAGGCTAAACAGTATATAGCCGATTTCCTATGGGATAAATATAAAAAGGGAATGTTATGTCCCGATGAAAATCTGAAAGATATTTTTGGTACGCTTCAATTAGTTCCGGCAGATCAATTTATGCTGCATCATTTCTTCCACAAGTATTCAGATAAGGAAATTCCTCAGATTGATATCAGTCCCTTTAAGTCTACAGTCTTTTTTTCTGCTCTTGAAAGCTATCAAAAAGCATTAAAAATCAGTAAGCAAAAAAATATTAACGAAGCGGTTTATGCGGTCAAAAAAGCGGTCAGCTCCGTTCAAGCGCATGCCTTTCCTGCAGGAGAATACCGTGCCCTTTCCTGTGTAGCATTTCTGCATTTGTCTCAAAATAAAATAGAAGATGCCGTAACCTATTTTCAATATGCTCTTGATATTGCCGAATTGCTGAACGACAGTAGTTTTATATGCGAAGCATTGTTTAACCTCAGCATCAGTTGCTTTTTGCAGAATAATTTACATACTGCTGAAAATTTTCTCGATCGCCTCTTACAGGATGCAGAGCGTTATTTTGAACAACCTAAAAAGATACCGTGCTTATTTATGCAGGGAAGAGTCGCATTGCAGTTAGGGGACTACGGCAAAGCGGAGCTTTTATTTCAAGAGGCTGAAAAAGCAGCTTCGAAGCACTTCCAAGAATGGGCGCCCCTTTGTAGAATTTGGTATGCAAGGGCATTATCCCAAAAAGGGCAAACAAGTAAGGCACAGCCGATACTCATTGCAAACCTTGATAAATCGCCTGATGCAATCTTGTTTCTCATCGAATCATTTTTGCTTGCTCCCATTCTTCGTGACGAGCGTGAGCAGATACAAGTGAGTTCCGAAACATTTACCGCTGTGCTTGAGCCGTATCAAAGCGGTTTTGCACTTGCTGAAGAGTTTGTCTGGGGAAATTTGTACGGTAAGTCGGCAATACAGGTGTTTTATACCGCTATGGATAGCTATTATCGTTTCCGGCTTGCGTTCAATGCGCTGGAAGATTCAGCCCAAATGTATATTCAACAGCTTGAAGATACCGCACGGGATGCGCTTAAAAATCATGATATGTACGCTTCGATATATTCGTATCTTTGTTACGATGCGCTCCTCCGTAGAGAAGGAAATACATCCGATAGCGCAAACGGATATTTAAGCCGTTCGTTTAAAGCGCTGCAAAACTGTATGGACACGATGACGGAGAATACGGTGCGTGATAAGTTTATTTTCCGTAATGTATGGAATGCAAAACTCTACGCCGCTGCGCAAAAAAATAAATTGATTTAA